CAATAAGACTAAAATTTATTTTAAACTCTTGTTAAGTAACTGTGGCATAAGCGCTTTTTGATCTACCTTCAAGTACTAACCATCTTAAAAAAAGAATAAATTATGGAAACACAATTAGAAAACATAGGAGACCGCATAGCCTATTTTCTGCCCAACTTACTGGGAGCGCTGCTGGTACTTCTCATTGGCTGGTTAATTGCAAAAGGCATCAAAGTAATGGTGGTAAAACTGCTTCGGAAAACCTCCTGGGATGAACGCATTTTTGGCGGGGATAATGTTGATGACACCAACGTATTTGTCGGCAATATCTTCTACTATTTAATAATGATCATCGTGCTGCTTATTGCCTTAGAAGTGTTAGGGATAAGTGAAGTGCTCGCCCCGCTGGAAAATATGCTCAACGAGTTCCTGCTGTTTATTCCCAACCTCATTGGCGCACTGCTCATTGGGTTTATTGGGTATGTGCTCGCAAAATTTGTTGCCAACCTTGTTCATATTGGCGGCGGACTCATTGACAGAATGGTTGACAAAACCGGATTTAAAGACACAGACCAGCTGGTGAATATCTTACGCAAACTGGTATTTATCATTATTTTCATTCCGTTTTTAATCCAGGCCTTCAACACCCTTCGCCTGGATGCCATTTCTGAACCCGCTAACGACATACTGTACGGCTTCACCGAGCTCATCGGCGAAATTGTCATTGCCGCAGTCATACTATTAGTATTTGTTTGGGGCGGAAGGTACCTGGCCAACTTCCTGGAAGACCTTTTTAAAAGCATGGGGCTTGATCGTACTGCCGAAAAAATCCAGATCCACAACATGATTGGCGCAGGCCAATCCCTTTCAAAGATCGTGGCAAACCTCATCTATTTCTTCCTGGTTTTCTTCGGAATTATTACAGCGGTTGAAATTCTGGGGCTTTCAAGGTTAACCGAAATCCTTCATCAAATCCTTGAAGTTACCGGCCAAATTTTATTCGGGCTCGTTATTCTTGCCATAGGAAATTACATCTCGCTGCTCATTTACAACACCATGACCCGCTCCAGCAAGAACCATTTTATTGCGGGCGTTGTTCGCTGGGCGTCTCTTGCCCTTTTCATTGCAATTGCCCTGCGAACCATGGGTATTGCCAATGAAATTGTAGAACTGGCCTTTGGGTTGATCCTTGGAGCCATTGCGGTTGCAGTTGCCTTAAGTTACGGGCTTGGTGGCCGGGAGGCCGCCGGTGAGCATTTTAGGGATATTATCCAGAAATTTAGGAGCGAAGCCGCCGATGCACGAGACCCTAACAATAATAATCCCGATGTTTCTGGCGCAGGAAAGAATTTTCCTCCCAAAGGCACCGGTGCCGGAAATGCCAGTACTCCAAAAACTTCTGGTGACACTTCAGCCAATCCTTCAAAACCCAACCCTCCAAGGAACCCCGATAAAAACGGGCCGGCAGGCGCAGGGCCAAATGATCCTGTCAACCCGACATAGAAAAGACAGTACCTGTCAAAAATGTCATTTTAGAAGCTTCTTCGGAATTTTCAGAAATGCTATTCACCTACAAAGAGGGCTTTAATGGAGCCCTCTTTGTTGTTTTGGGCTGGAAAAACTTATTTCAATTCCAGTTCAACCATCACCGGAAGGTGATCTGAAAAATAACGCAAATCCCGTGAATCGCTCAGCACGGCATACTTGTTCACCTGCACATCGCCACCGGTAAAAATGTAATCTATCCGAGTGGCGACAGGTTTATGAAATTCATAGGCATTAAAAGTACCTTGAGGCCCAAAAGTGTGTTTTGCATGCTTTTTTGAATCCCGGTAGTGAGAAGCCAGATATTTTACTTCTTCGGAATCTGGTTCCAGATTGAGGTCTCCCATTAAAACCACCGGAAGTTCCTCTGTATTTATTTCTGAAATTTTATTGTGGATCAACCGAACGCTCTGGCGCCTCGCCTCGTCCCCTACGTGATCAAAATGCGTATTAAAGACCCAGAATTCTTTTCCTGAATCCTTTACTTTGAACTTTCCGTAAGTGCAAACCCTGGGATATGCCGCATCCCAGCCTTTGCCGGGAGTTTCGGGCGTTGATGAAAGCCAGAAAGTTCCCTGTTCCAAAAGCTGAAGCGCTTCAGTTTTAAAAAAGAGGGCACTAAATTCCCCTTTTTGGCCACCATCGTCACGCCCCTTTCCGAAGAATTCGTATTCATCATCGAGCTCCTTTTTCAGAAATTCCAGCTGGCTTTGCAATGCCTCCTGCACCCCAAAAATATGCGGCTCGTAGAACCTGAGCTGGGCAGCCAGGTCTTCTTTTCTGTTTGACCAGCTGTTCTCCCCATCATTTTCGTTGGCATATTTAATATTATAGCTCATCACCTGGAGCTGTGCTTTTACCGGGATTGCTGCGAACAGCAGGATCATTAGGCTCATGGTATATTTTTTCATATTTCTGATTCTTCTCTTTTTACGTAATCTTTGAGATAACTAAACCGCGGAGTCAAACTGCCATTTTTGGTCATTTGTGCCCTTTGTAAAATTCCGTCTTTATCGCCATTAAAAAAAGCGGGCAGCACGTTTTCCAGGAACATCTGGCCAAAACCTTCACTGGCATCCCGTGGCAATTCACAGGGCAGGTTATCTACCGCCATGACCAGGATCGCATGCTCACTTCTGAAATCTACCTCTCTTTCTTCCTGCGCATCATAACCGTAAAAAGGTTCGGCAATTGTTGAAGGACGAATTGTACTGGCTACAGGGCCTGCAATATCGCATGAAATATCAGAAATGTATTTTATCCTGAAGTCGGGAGATTTTGCATCTTCAGCAGTAAAGAAAACGGGGGCACCCTCGCCGTAGAAATGGCCGGCGATGAAAAAATCGGCAGCCTTGGCAAACCTCCTGAAGTTGCCTTCATAA
This Salinimicrobium tongyeongense DNA region includes the following protein-coding sequences:
- a CDS encoding mechanosensitive ion channel, with amino-acid sequence METQLENIGDRIAYFLPNLLGALLVLLIGWLIAKGIKVMVVKLLRKTSWDERIFGGDNVDDTNVFVGNIFYYLIMIIVLLIALEVLGISEVLAPLENMLNEFLLFIPNLIGALLIGFIGYVLAKFVANLVHIGGGLIDRMVDKTGFKDTDQLVNILRKLVFIIIFIPFLIQAFNTLRLDAISEPANDILYGFTELIGEIVIAAVILLVFVWGGRYLANFLEDLFKSMGLDRTAEKIQIHNMIGAGQSLSKIVANLIYFFLVFFGIITAVEILGLSRLTEILHQILEVTGQILFGLVILAIGNYISLLIYNTMTRSSKNHFIAGVVRWASLALFIAIALRTMGIANEIVELAFGLILGAIAVAVALSYGLGGREAAGEHFRDIIQKFRSEAADARDPNNNNPDVSGAGKNFPPKGTGAGNASTPKTSGDTSANPSKPNPPRNPDKNGPAGAGPNDPVNPT
- a CDS encoding endonuclease/exonuclease/phosphatase family protein — encoded protein: MKKYTMSLMILLFAAIPVKAQLQVMSYNIKYANENDGENSWSNRKEDLAAQLRFYEPHIFGVQEALQSQLEFLKKELDDEYEFFGKGRDDGGQKGEFSALFFKTEALQLLEQGTFWLSSTPETPGKGWDAAYPRVCTYGKFKVKDSGKEFWVFNTHFDHVGDEARRQSVRLIHNKISEINTEELPVVLMGDLNLEPDSEEVKYLASHYRDSKKHAKHTFGPQGTFNAYEFHKPVATRIDYIFTGGDVQVNKYAVLSDSRDLRYFSDHLPVMVELELK